TGACCATCCTCAGCTGCATAAATACCATTCAAACTGATTAGGCCAATAAAACATAATAATATGACAATTATTAATTTTCGTGTGATATAAAACTCCCCCTTAATATTATTATTATTTTAATAAATACTTATTTTATAATATCACTTAAAATTTTCGAAAATTTTAGGCAATACCCCCATTAAATAAAATTAATATTAATGATAGATGATTCATAACAATAATATATGGTCAATATTGACACTTGTTAATCATACCCTTGTTTAGGTTAAAAAATTATTCACAAATTTTCACTAAATTAAATCGTTAAGTTAACTTAATTATAATTCTCTCAACAGTTCGGTATAATTTATTGTAGACTATCTGAATTAAAAGGGGATAAGTGGTATGCCAGTTTCCAGTGGTGGTATAAATCCATTTATAATTGTTTTTATGTTTTTTTATTATTTTACTTAAAGTTTGATAGTAATCATTTGAAAATGAATCCCCTATAGATAGGTGGTAAGAAGACTGTGGCACAACGTAAACATGGTAACCCTTATTTTTAAGGCTTAAACAGTAATCTGCCAGATATAAGTGCCATCCTTGGCATGTTTCTTCATCGAAAGGGTTTTCTTGAAAGATACTACGGGGAACTATAGCTAAACATTCATCCACAGTTTGTACTTCAATAGGGTCATCCTGGGGAAATATTCCCACAGATCTGGGGGTAGTCCCATGCTTCATATTAGATCGGGGAGTTCGTCCCTTTCTCCCGGCTACACCCGCTACACCCATATCTTTTATGGATTTCAACATTTCTTCAACATCACTCAGCCAATTCGGAGAGTTCAGTTCCATGTCCTGGTGTACGAACATTATATATTCTTCCTGGGCCTTGCTTCCACCATGGTTAAGTGCTTTAGCCGCTGAATTGAATTTGTTTTGAGTGTTATCTATTAAAATTAATTCAGAATTACAGTTCTGTTTTTTCAGGCTTTTGATTAAGCAATTATTTAGAATTTGACGGTTGTTGTAGACGCAAACTACTGAAATCATTTTATACCTCTGAAATAATTAGTAACGTAATTATCACTGCTAAACTCATTGTGATAATGTCTCAAGATTGCTCTGTCGATTTTCAGTTCAGATAGTTTTTTTTAAATGTTTTTATAACCATCCAAGGCAGTATATCATTTATAATATATAAAAATATCTAGATTGCATTCTATTAAACTTTACGGATAAGAATTTATATGACTCTATTAATTATAGACATTAGAGGAATTACTAATTAGGAATTTTCCCGTTTTTAGTCAAGTCTAATAACTTTCCATGCAAAAGACTAAAAGGATGTGTATTAAAACTAATAAAATCATTATCTTTTCAGATGGCTTATTAATAATTTCACTAAAAAGTACTCCCAAAATCAATGATTAGTTAATCATATTTCAAACTCAAATCTATAAAATGAGATGGATTTAAATGAACACCGCACGAACCATAGCAAAAAATTCAGTTGTATTACTCATAAGTCAGATCATTATTTTTGCATTTTCATTTATCATCACCATAGTCACTGCCCGTTATTTAGGTACTGGAGGATATGGAATACTTTCATTAGCAACGGCTTTAACTGGAATTGTGGGTATTATTGCCGATGCTGGATTAGGTACCTTGATAATAAGGGATATTTCTCGCGATAAATCCATGGCTAATAAATATATTTCTAATTCAATTTTGATGAAAATTTTATTATCATTACTAGCATTTGTTGCCATAATATTAATTACTAATGGGGTAGGTTATTCTCCAGTTGTTAAGAACGTGATTTACATTATGATGTTATCGGTAGTTGTCGGGGCTATTTCCACTATTTTTATATCAATAATCCAGGCCAATGAAAAAATGGAGTATATTTCACTGAGCACAGTTTTAAACAGCGCAGTTTTACTGGTAGGTACTTTAATAGGTGTACATTACCATATGGATCTTCTTTTCTTTGCAGCTATTTACTTGATTGCCAATATAATAAATTTCATTTACATAGTAATCATATACTTTTGGAAGTTCTCCATACCTAAAATTGAAATAGACTTGAGTTTTTGGAGCCCAACACTAAAACAGGCCTTACCATTTGGGTTGACTGGGACTTTTGCCACAATATATGTATGGGCTGATACTTTCTTGCTATCGGTAATGCAAGATAATGAGGCTGTAGGGATTTACAACGCAGCTTATAAATTAATAACGGTGTTACTGTTTATTCCTAATGTTTTCAATGCTTCACTATTCCCGGTATTTTCTAAATTCTTTGTTTCGTCTGAAAATTCACTTCAAATGGCTTTTGAAAAATATTTTAAATTTATGTTGTTGATTAGCTTCCCCTTAGGGATCGGAACTACTTTACTGTCTAATAAAATCATATTGCTTATTTTCGACTCCCAATTCGCAGATTCAATAGTTGTTCTCCAAGTTTTGATATGGTCTACCATTTTCATCTTTTTAAATAGTCCTTTTACACAACTCTTGCAGTCTACAAATAAGCAGATGATTTTAACTAAAATAACCAGTATATGCATGGTGATTAATATTGCTTTAAACTTAATTTTAATCCCCAAATATAGTTATCTAGCCAGTAGTGTGATTACCGTAATTACTGAATTTCTGGTATTTACTTTAGTCTTATTTACAATTCGCAAAAGTGGTTATGGATTTTCTAAGTTAAATTTAGAAGTAACCATAAAAGTTTTCATTGCCAGTATAATTATGGGTGTGGCTATACTGTTATTATACAATCTCTGGTTGCCTTTAATAGTCCTGTTGGCAATTGCAATATATATAGCAGTCATCTATTTAATTGGTGGAATTGATTCGGATGATATTAGTTTAATTAAAAAAATTATAGGTAGGGGTTAAATTGGATAAGGAAGAGATATACGAATTAGGACTTCCTGCCAAGGAAGCTTATATGCCATTTATAAAATTCGCGCTCACCCATATCGATAAAGAAGATAAAATAATTGATGTGGGTGGGGGGGAAGGAGCATACTCTTATGAATTAATTAAAAGGGGTTATAATCCTGTTTGTGTTGATATAAACGAGGATTATATTAAAAAGTCTAAAGAAAGAGGTGTGGAATCCTATGTTATGGATTCAACTTCTCTCGAATTTGATGACAATTCTTTTGATGTAGTCATCTTATTTGAAGTTCTAGAGCATGTAAAAGATTTTGAAAAGCTTTTAATGGAATTGAAAAGGATAGCCAGGAAAAAGATTTTAATCACGGTTCCAAACTGTACTGGTATAGAACAACTTAAACCCGGTTTTACCTATGACCATCTTCTAGCAAGGGACCATGTTAACTTCTTTAACAAAAAAGATCTGGAAGAGGTACTGTCAAAATATTTTGAGAACTACAAGGTGGAAGAAACGGAACAACTTCCTAATACAATTGGATTATCTAACTGGTTAAATTATATTATATTCGGGTTGAACCGACTGAAATTAATCAAAGCAACACAAATCTATTATAGATTATACGCTGTGATTGAGATGGAGGATTAATGAAGATTAAGTAACTCGCAACATCGTTATTAACTTCCTAAAACGGCAAACTGGAGTAAATGCCTTTTAATTTGTAAGAACCAGTATCCCAGTTGTCAATGACACCAAACTCATTGTAATTATTGGAGCCATCAGCAGTTACCCAGCCACTGTTTACATATATCTGGGCCCATACATGCCCGCACCATGTTTGGCTGTATGTGAAGAAACAATCTCCATGCACATATCTGGCAGCCAGGCCCGATGCCCGGCATAGTGCAACTATTGCATGGGAAATATCACAACAGTTACCTCCCATGGTATTCAAAGTTTGATAAGCTCCTTTAGCAGTATTATAATAAAATTCATACTCTACTAAATCCCGAACCCAGTTGAAGATATGCAGAGCCTTATCATAAGGTGTAACTGCCCCCACTGTTATTCTCTTAGCCAGATCAATGATTAGGGGATCATTAGAATTACAATGATTACTGGGCTTAAGATAAACCTCAAAACCAGCAGGTAACTTGTAAACCATCAAAGCCCACGGTTTTATGTTTGTAATTGATGATGGTAATGTTTTTTTGGAGTTATAATAATCCATCAATCGACTGAAAAGATATATTTGTGAAGTGAAGCTGATGTCACCTAGACTACTTGAAAAACTACCCTCAGCTATTCGATTAGTGTCAATATATGATTTAATCCTTTGAGCAAGTATTAAAATGTCATTTAAGGCCATATTTCCAGAAATCATATTTTCATAGTTATACGTTGGTAAGTTTACTTTCTGGAGGTAGATGACTGAATTGTCATTGTTTTTAATTTTTATTGCCGCCTGGGTTAAAAGGTCCAAGAATTGTGCCTGATTCACCACCACACCACTTATAGTAATTAAAGTAGGCAGTATCAAATTCCCTTCAGCAAATATCTTCACTTGCATGGCGGTGGTGGCGATTTCTTGATGGGAAAAGTAATCATCATAGATTGGTATGTTTTGTGAGGACCATTTTTTCAGATTTATGGTCCCAGGTAAAGATTGGTGTAGCTTATACTGTTGCAGTACGCGACTGTACATGTATATGAGGGATTTGAAACTAACAACTCCCGAAGAAATAGCCATACTAGCTGGCCCTTTTTTATTTTGCTCAATGTAAGCCTTAATACTCTGAGCCAACTGCAAATAACTATATTTACTCATATTATTTGAAGTAAAGGTATCAGTAACTGTTGTGGAAGGTAGAACTGCATTAACAGGGGTGACAGATCTGAAATTTGAACTACTGATGAAAATTGTGGCCCCAGTTAGTAGGTGTAGGAATTGGGTTTGATTAAGATAAACACCACCTACAGTTATCCATTCAGGCAGGTAACCTTTTCCATCCACAAATATTTTGATTTCCACAGCGGATTGGGTTATCTCTGCAATAGTGAAAGTAGCTTTATCATAAATAGGTATATTCGATGTTTTCCACGGTTTTACATTAACCATAATGGGTAAATCCTTAATTGAGTTGTACTGGTTGAGTATCCGACAGTACATGTATAGTGTGGCTTGATAACTCATTTGTCCCAGTGAGGTGGAAACAAGGCTGGGTGCCTTTTTATTGCTAATAATATAATTTCTGATATTTTTTGCAATGGTTAAGTATTCATCTACCAATATACTTCCCCCACTTACCTTTTCAGTGCTAGTTGTGGGTACTTTAGCAGTTATTAGGGTTATTGGTGAGGTATTGCCAGTGTTGATGTGGATGGTGGCGGTGGTGATAAGGTAGATGAATTGTGATTGGTTCATCATTACTCCGTTGACGGTGATGTACTCTGGCAGGTATTTGTTTCCTTCCAGGAAGTTTTTCACTTCAATGGCTGTTTTAGTGATCTGCTGTATGGTGAAAAACTCATCACGGATAGGAATATTAGAAGTAGACCATGGGCGGACAGTTACCAGTTGTGGTAAAACTCCATTATCTTTGTAATTATTTAGCACGCGGCAGTACATGTAGAGTGCGGATTGGAATTTTATGTTTCCTAGGCTGCTGGTGATGGTGGCTGGTGCTTTTTTGTTGGTGTTGATGTATGTTAGGATGTTTTGGGCTAGTTGTAGGTATTCGTTTTTTGTGAGTGTTCCGGGTGTGGTTGTTTCGGTTCCGGGTGTGGGTGTTTTGGTGTTGGTGAGGTTTAGTGGTGTGTTGTCGTTGTTGTTTATTTTGAGGGTGGTTTGTGTGAGTAGTTGGAGGAAGGTGGCTTGGTTTACTACGATTCCGTTGATGGTGATGTATTCTGGTAGTTTTTTGTGGTATTCTAGGAAGTTTTTGACTTCTGTGGCGGTGTTGGTGATGTCTTGTGTGGTTATGGTTTTTTTGTTGGTGTCGGTTATGGGTATGTTGTTCCATGGTCGTATTGCTAGGAATGTGGGTAGTGCTCCGTAGGTTTTATGCATGTTTAGGGCGCGAGAGTACATGTACAGTAATGACTCAAATTTTATGTTTCCTAGGCTGCTGGTGATGGTGGCTGGTGCTTTTTTGTTGGTGTTGATGTATGTTAGGATGTTTTGGGCTAGTTGTAGGTATTCGTTTTTTGTGAGTGTTCCGGGTGTGGTTGTTTCGGTTCCGGGTGTGGGTGTTTTGGTGTTGGTGAGGTTTAGTGGTGTGTTGTCGTTGTTGTTTATTTTGAGGGTGGTTTGTGTGAGTAGTTGGAGGAAGGTGGCTTGGTTTACTACGATTCCGTTGATGGTGATGTATTCTGGTAGTTTTTTGTGGTATTCTAGGAAGTTTTTGACTTCTGTGGCGGTGTTGGTGATGTCTTGTGTGGTTATGGTTTTTTTGTTGGTGTCGGTTATGGGTATGTTGTTCCATGGTCGTATTGCTAGGAATGTGGGTAGTGCTCCGTAGGTTTTATGCATGTTTAGGGCGCGAGAGTACATGTACAGTAATGACTCAAATTTTATGTTTCCTAGGCTGCTGGTGATGGTGGCTGGTGCTTTTTTGTTGGTGTTGATGTATGTTAGGATGTTTTGGGCTAGTTGTAGGTATTCGTTTTTTGTGAGTGTTCCGGGTGTGGTTGTTTCGGTTCCGGTGGTGGGTGTTTTGGTGTTGGTGAGGTTTAGTGGTGTGTTGTCGTTGTTGTTTATTTTGAGGGTGGTTTGTGTGAGTAGTTGGAGGAAGGTGGCTTGGTTTACTACGATTCCGTTGATGTTGATGTATTCTGGTAGGTATTTGTGGTATTCTAGGAAGTTTTTGACTTCTGTGGCGGTGTTGGTGATGTCTTGTGTGGTTATGGTTTTTTTGTTGGTGTCGGTTATGGGTATGTTGTTCCAGGGTCGCACTGCTAGGAATGTGGGCAGTGCTCCGTAGGTTTCATCCATGTTTAGGGCGCGAGAGTACATGTACAGTAATGACTCAAATTTTATGTTTCCTAAAACTGTGTTCATAGTGGCTGGTGCTTTTTTGTTGGTGTTGATGTATGTTAGGATGTTTTGGGCTAGTTGTAGGTATTCATTTTTTGTGAGTGTTCCGGGTGTGGTTGTTTCAGTGCCTGTTCCAGGTTGGTTTACGTTTATTAATGGGGTGGTTGTGGTGTCTGTTTTGTTGATTTTAAGGGTGATGGTGGTTATTAGTTGAAGAAATGTGGCTTGGTTTACTTTGATTCCGTTGATGGTGATGTATTCTGGTAGGTATTTGTTTCCTTCCAGGAATTTTTCAACGTCTATAGCTGATTGAGTGATCTGTTCGTTGGTAAAAGAGGGTGATCCTTCTCCTGCAGCCTGATAGTTATCATATTCTTGGTTGTCTTCTGAAGAAGTTGACTGGGTGGGGGTAATATTTGTGGTATCAGTAATGGTTGTGTTAATATTTGAGGTTAAATTCTGACCATCCTCAGCTGCATAAATACCATTCAAACTAACCAATGCCATGAAACATAGAAATACAACACATAATAGTTTAAGGTTTATATGGAACCCCCCATGATTAGTTTTATTTAACTCATTTTACATCGCAAAATAATTTTTTTAGTAACATTAATTTAATGAATATTTAAACAATGAATATCATAATATATGAAACGTTCATTTATGTCTTAATTTCAATTATTAAACATTAATATACATTAAAATTTGCCATATATATATAATTTTTGTTTCACAAACATTGAAAAAATCGCTATAGGTCTTATTTCTCTATTTAGAACTTCTTTAAAGGGGAACAATGTTGTCTTAGGTAAGTTTCCTAGGATGGGTGTCTATTTCTATAATTGAAACTCTTTTAAAACCTATTTTCATTTTTCAGACCCCATATAATCTTTTATCAATAACGAAATTCAATCAATATTAAACAAAACAACATTAAATTGTGATTGAGATTATTTTAATCATATTAGTATAATAAGAACTACTCAAACAATTCATAAAGACAAAATTCCTAAAAACAAATGAAATTAACCATTGGATTGTTTTTCATCCAAAATAACCTCAAAAAAATAATTTAAAATATTTTTGTTATGCAAATGAAACTTATTTTTAAATTAAATACAAGTCAATCCCATAATTATATTAAATCCTAGAATGCATTTGTTATTTTATAGGTTCATATAGATTTTCATATATTCTCATTATATAAAACTAAATATAACCAGATAATTATGAAAACAAGTACAATTATCGGATAATAAAAAGTTTATAACCAAAAATAATGAAAGTTTAGTAAATTAGAAATTCTCAAGGTAATCTTCAATGATAACAGTAGTGTGTGTATATAATAATCAAGAAATTTTGGACAAACTCCTTCTAAAAAGCTTAAAAACACAGTCATTAGATTATGAACTGATTTTAATGGACAACACCAATAATCATTTTAAATCAGCTGCTGAAGCTCTGAACCAGGGTGCAAAAAAAGCTAACGGCAGTTATATGATGTTCGTTCATCAGGATATAGATTTAAAATCCGATGAATGGCTGAAAAATACAGAGAGCACATTAAATTCTTTGGATAACTTGGGTGTTGCCGGTGTTGCCGGTGTATCCCCCTGGGATGAGGATGAAAAAATATCAAACATAAAACAGGGCTCTCCTCCACGAAGGATTTCTGATAACCATATAGAAACTCCTCAAAAGGTACAAACAGTGGACGAGTGTCTTTTTATAATTCCCAAGTCAGTTTTTGATATATTAAAATTTGACGAGGAAGTATGTGATGACTGGCACTTGTATGCTGCTGATTACTGTTTAAGTGCCATTAATATGGGGCTTAATGTTTTTGTAATACCTTCAGAGGTCTATCATAGTTCTCCAGGGAATTCCATGTCCGATAAATATTACACTACCCTGGGAAATATATTGAAAAAGCATAAAAAATATCATAGATTTATTTTCACTACAATGGGCGGATGGACATCTTTTTACCCTCTTTATATCCAGAAGAAAAGACCATATGTTAAAAAGAAATTATTGGCTATTTTTCAAAAAATTTACCAAAGTGAAAAATAGTTTTACTTCAATTAACTATAAATTAACATATTTTAACCATATTTTTAAGGAGAATAAACAGATTAAGAATTAAACAATGATTATCTATTCAAAGATTATCTAATGCTATCAAAATTTTAGATTAAGTCACCGCATAATTAGAGAACAGTGAAATAATGAGTTTTCCACGTGTTGCAATCATAATCCTAAACTGGAATGGATGGAAAGACACATTGGAGTGTCTTGAATCAGTATATCAAATTAAATACCCTGAATACGATGTAATAGTAATTGACAATAATTCTGAAGATATTTCAATAGAAAAAATAGAAGATTACTGTGCTGGTAAAATAAAAGTTGATTCTACTTTTTTTAATTATCAGGATAAAAATCCCATAAAGATTTTTAAATATACCAACACCGAAGTTGAAAATACGAAACTCCCTCAAATGGATAACATCAATTCGATTAATTCCCAGGAGAAGTTAACCCTTATAAAAAACGATAAAAACTACGGGTTTGCCTGGGGAAATAATATTGGAATAAAACATGCACTGAAAAACTTGGATATTGAGTATGTGTTACTGTTAAACAATGATACCGTTGTGGATAAAGATTTTTTAACCGAACTAGTGGATGTGGCAAAAAATAACGACAATGTTGGTTTCGTCGGGCCCAAAGTCTATATCTACAATGATAAAAATACTTTACAAGTTGCAGGTGGGGCTAAAGTAGACTTAAAATATGGTGAAGTGGATGAAATTGCCTACCACCAGTTGGATGAAGGCCAGTTTGATCACTTCTTGGAACCGGATTATATTGGTGGTACATGTATACTATGCTCCAGGGAAGTAATAGAAAAGATTGGAATGTTGGATCCTACCTATTTCATGTACTGGGAAGATGCAGATTGGTGTTTCAGAGGACGTAAACATGGTTATAAATCAGTTTATGCCTTCAAATCTAAAATATGGCATAAGTACGGGGCATCCAGTGATACTCCATTTAAAATGTATTACTTTACCCGGAACCGAATTTATTTCGTGAAAAAAAATAATACCCGTAGAGAATTCCTCCGCTTTTCAATATTTATACTGGCAGTAACATTATCTAAATCAATCTGCCAGTTGATATTTAAACGTGATTTGAAGATGAGTTATGCATATCTTAAGGGTTTTTTTAATGGAATAATCCTTTCTGATAATTCAACTGATATTAAGGTGTAAAATAGTTAGTAATGGAATAATATTATTTACGAGGAATTAGATGGAACAAAGACTAAAAATTGCAGTTTTTCACAATTTGCCCTCAGGAGGGGCTAAAAGAGCGTTATATGATCATGTCAAATATTTAATCAATTCTGGTAATATTGTGGATGTTTTTATTCCATCCACGGCTAACGAGGAGTATTTACCCCTGAAAGAAATTGCTACCCATGTTAAAGTTTATCCAGTTCATAAGAACATTTCCAGTTTCTTGTTATCTTTTATGAGGTATCGTCTACCAGTGGGTGAGTTGAGTAATCTTGATAATGCTCAGAAATTAATAGCCGATGAAATCAATGGAGGAGATTACGATGTTGTATTCTGCGAACAGGATCAATATTCCATGACTCCCTTTATACTCAAATATATTAAAAAACCGTTTGTATACTATTGTCAGCAACCTTTAAGGCATGATGAAGCTATTCTTAAAAAAATTGCTAAAAATAAGTCTGGTATTAAGGATTCCCTTAAGGGACTGGTTTACCGTTACATTGATAATCGTTTTGTAGCTATTGATAAAAAATTAGCAGAATCTGCTAAATACACATTGGCCAATTCCTACTTCTCTAGAGAGTCCATTTTAAAAACATATGGAATTAATTCTTATGTTTGTTATCTGGGAATAAATACTGAACTTTTCAAACCAGTTGAAGTTCTGAAAAAAAATATGGTCTTATCCGTGGGAAGCTATATCTCGATGAAAGGTCATGATTTTATAATCAAGTCTTTAGCATACATAGATCCAGGAATCCGCCCTAAATTTGTTTTAATTGCGAATAATGGTGATAATGACTGGAAACAATATCTTGAAGAACTTGCAGAAAGTTTAGATGTTGATATGGAAATTTTAACTTTAATTGATGATGATAGATTGGTTGAACTTTATAACCAGGCCCAACTTATTCTCTATTCCCCCCACCTTGAACCATTTGGACTGGTACCACTGGAATCTATGGCCTGTGGGACACCAGTAGTTGCAGTTAAAGAGGGAGGAGTTAGAGAAACCGTAATCCATAACAAAACTGGCCTACTCACAGAAAGAGACGAAGAACTATTTTCCAGTGCTGTAAAAGAATTACTGCAGGATGAGAATAAAAGATACGAGTATTCCAAGAATTCAGTGGAATTAGTCCGAAATTACTGGACACTTGCTGAGGCAGGGAAAAGATTGGATTGGCATTTAAAACGGGCTAAAAATAGCAAATAGTTACATAAGTTGGAGAATTGAAAATGAATAGTACTGACCCTCATGTTTCCATTATAATTTTAAATTGGAATGGCTGGGAAGATACCCTGGAATGTCTGGAGTCACTCTATGCCATTGATTATGAAAATTACAATGTAATTGTGGTGGACAATGGATCACAGGATGATTCAGTGGAAAAGATCAGGGATTATTGCAGTGGAAACCTTGAAACCGAGTCACCATTTTTCAGGTATAATCCCCTTAACAAACCAATTAATCTAATTGAATTTTATAAAGATGATGTTGATGAAGAAGAGATATCTTCCAAGGTTAGTGCTGAATCCCTGAATCTTTATCTTCTTAAAACTGATAAAAATCATGGTTTTGCCGATGGAAACAATATAGGAATAGATTTTGCCCTTAACAATCTCACCACTGATTACTTAATGCTTTTAAATAATGATACTACTGTTGATAAAGATTTGATAGGTCCATTACTTAAAACCACTGAATCAGACCCTAAAATAGGTCTGGTGGGTCCGAAAATTTATTCCTATGATCGTCCCAGTGAAATTCAGACTGTGGGATTTAGTATAAAATGGTCAAGGGGCGAAATTGTTTCCATTGGTCATACAGAATTAGATGAAGGTCAGTATGATAAAATAACAAATGTTGACTGTGTATCGGGTTGTTTAATGTTAATTAAAAAGGAATTGATCCTGGAAATGGGAAAATTTCTGGATCATGAATACTTTCTGTACTACGAAGACATGGATTCCTGTGTAAGAACTAGAAAATTAGGATATGAAATATATGTTGTGCCTAATTCAAAAATATGGCATAAAACATCATCCACATCCAAAAAAGCTGCTCAGACTGCGGGTTATTACACATCTAGAAATGTATTCATTTTCATGAAAAAGTATTCGCAAAAAAACCAGTATCGTTTATTCTTGGTGTACTTTTTTATTTACAAATTATGGTATTCTATAGGACTTAACACAGTTTATTACCGGGATTTAAAGGCTTTTATCCCTATTTTAAGGGGTACCAAAGAAGGGTTAGCTTGGAAAAAATAGAAATCTATATTTTTCATTTTTTTACAAAGTTTATTGCATTTTGAAAACCTTCAACCATATTTTTATATGAAAAGCCAGTTTCTACTATTTTTTTTGAACGCTTACCCATCTTTTCCCGCAATTCATCATTGGAAAGGATAACTTTCATTGCATTATACAATGCCTTTGAATCTTTTTCAGGAACTATGAAACCGTTTTCACCATTTTTGATCATATCAAACGCAGAACCAACTGCATCTGATGCAATAACCGGGTTTTCATAGTACATAGCCTCATTAACCACAAAAGCCCAAGCATCAACCATTTCATGAGTTATGGATGGGACAACGCACAAATCACTAGGACCATAATATTTTTTAAGGAGATCATTATCAACGTGGCCCTGAAAGTACACATCCTTCTCAATTTGTAGATCTTCAGCCATTTTTTTTAATTTTTTTTCATAATCTCCTTTACCTATAATAACCAGAACAACATCATTCATTCCCTTTTTTAAAGTAGAAAACGCGTTTAATAAGTAGTCTACTCCTTTTTGTTTCACTAAACGTCCAACAAACAGTACAATTTTTTTATCTTTAAAAGAAGGATATTGGTCACGTAAATTACTTGTATTCACCATATTAGGGGAACTTTTTAATTTCACGATTTTATCGGGACTTTCAGTTGGGGTCTGTGAAATATTACTGGCATTGGGCATTAAAAATACTTTGGAGGGGGAAGCCCCTAAATACATAACACATTCTTTTTGTTTGGTTCCCGGGAGGATGATGGCATCAGAATTTTTAACAATGATCCGGGCAAAAAATTTCACCAGTTTCCGTTTGGTAGTTTTGATGTTCCAGTTCCAATCTTCAGTCCATAATACAAATTTTTTTCTCCTCAATTTTGCAATGACAAAATAAAGGGTG
This DNA window, taken from Methanobacterium subterraneum, encodes the following:
- a CDS encoding glycosyltransferase family 2 protein, which gives rise to MSFPRVAIIILNWNGWKDTLECLESVYQIKYPEYDVIVIDNNSEDISIEKIEDYCAGKIKVDSTFFNYQDKNPIKIFKYTNTEVENTKLPQMDNINSINSQEKLTLIKNDKNYGFAWGNNIGIKHALKNLDIEYVLLLNNDTVVDKDFLTELVDVAKNNDNVGFVGPKVYIYNDKNTLQVAGGAKVDLKYGEVDEIAYHQLDEGQFDHFLEPDYIGGTCILCSREVIEKIGMLDPTYFMYWEDADWCFRGRKHGYKSVYAFKSKIWHKYGASSDTPFKMYYFTRNRIYFVKKNNTRREFLRFSIFILAVTLSKSICQLIFKRDLKMSYAYLKGFFNGIILSDNSTDIKV
- a CDS encoding glycosyltransferase family 4 protein, whose protein sequence is MEQRLKIAVFHNLPSGGAKRALYDHVKYLINSGNIVDVFIPSTANEEYLPLKEIATHVKVYPVHKNISSFLLSFMRYRLPVGELSNLDNAQKLIADEINGGDYDVVFCEQDQYSMTPFILKYIKKPFVYYCQQPLRHDEAILKKIAKNKSGIKDSLKGLVYRYIDNRFVAIDKKLAESAKYTLANSYFSRESILKTYGINSYVCYLGINTELFKPVEVLKKNMVLSVGSYISMKGHDFIIKSLAYIDPGIRPKFVLIANNGDNDWKQYLEELAESLDVDMEILTLIDDDRLVELYNQAQLILYSPHLEPFGLVPLESMACGTPVVAVKEGGVRETVIHNKTGLLTERDEELFSSAVKELLQDENKRYEYSKNSVELVRNYWTLAEAGKRLDWHLKRAKNSK
- a CDS encoding glycosyltransferase family 2 protein, whose product is MNSTDPHVSIIILNWNGWEDTLECLESLYAIDYENYNVIVVDNGSQDDSVEKIRDYCSGNLETESPFFRYNPLNKPINLIEFYKDDVDEEEISSKVSAESLNLYLLKTDKNHGFADGNNIGIDFALNNLTTDYLMLLNNDTTVDKDLIGPLLKTTESDPKIGLVGPKIYSYDRPSEIQTVGFSIKWSRGEIVSIGHTELDEGQYDKITNVDCVSGCLMLIKKELILEMGKFLDHEYFLYYEDMDSCVRTRKLGYEIYVVPNSKIWHKTSSTSKKAAQTAGYYTSRNVFIFMKKYSQKNQYRLFLVYFFIYKLWYSIGLNTVYYRDLKAFIPILRGTKEGLAWKK
- a CDS encoding glycosyltransferase family 4 protein; translation: MSPESSRIVFIHNTAMWYRRPFFSLLSEIYPIKFVFTHLDVSKEIYDVEIDDKIDGMKNVDYTILKNYLSIAFGVIRESLGDYDIIVGGSWDSLPEIIETTLYFVIAKLRRKKFVLWTEDWNWNIKTTKRKLVKFFARIIVKNSDAIILPGTKQKECVMYLGASPSKVFLMPNASNISQTPTESPDKIVKLKSSPNMVNTSNLRDQYPSFKDKKIVLFVGRLVKQKGVDYLLNAFSTLKKGMNDVVLVIIGKGDYEKKLKKMAEDLQIEKDVYFQGHVDNDLLKKYYGPSDLCVVPSITHEMVDAWAFVVNEAMYYENPVIASDAVGSAFDMIKNGENGFIVPEKDSKALYNAMKVILSNDELREKMGKRSKKIVETGFSYKNMVEGFQNAINFVKK